Below is a window of Hydrogenimonas sp. DNA.
ATTTTGCGAAGATAGTCGTTGCTGACAACGCCGGCGGAATAGAGGAGTCGGCTCTCGAGAGAGTTTTCGAGCCCTACTTTACCACGAAGCACACGGCGAAGGGTACCGGCCTGGGGCTTTTTATGTCCAAGATGATCGTGGAGAAGGGGCTTTTGGGGAGCATAGAGGCCGGAAACAGAGACGGCGGCGCCTGTTTTACAATAAAGATTCCGCTTGCAGAGGAGACAGCCGATGTCGTGTAGCTCCAGACTTGTGAGATTGAGAGTCCTGCTCGTCGAGGATGAGGTGACGTTGGCGAAACTGCTCAAAGAGGCGATAGGCGACTACTTCGCCGAGTTCACGGTAGCCCATGACGGGATAGAGGGTTTGGATATTTTCAGAAAACGCAGGCCGGATATCGTAATAACCGATATAACGATGCCCAAAATGGACGGACTTCAGCTTGCATCGGCGATAAAGTCCGAAAGTCCGGATACCCCCGTCGTTATACTGAGCGCCTACAGTGACAAGCAGAAGCTTCTGGGTGCGATAGATGTCGGGGTGGTGAAGTACTTTATAAAACCTTTCGATCCGGAAGAGCTCTTGAGCTATCTTTGCGAGCTTGCGGAGCGCATAAAGAGAGAGAACAGGATAAGGCTTATAGAGCCGTTCGAATACGATCTTCAGAGCGAGCAGCTGTTCAGAAAAGGGGTGCTCGTACATCTGAGCAAGCGGGAGAGCAGGTTCATAGCGCAGCTTCTGCACAGTCCCAACCGCTACCTCTCGAACGAGGCGATCAAAGCCGCGCTATGGCCCGGCGAAGAGGTGAGTGACGACAGGCTCAGAACCTTTATAAAGCGGGTGAGACAGAAGAGTGACAGAAAGCTCATAGAGAATATATCGGGACAGGGGTATCTGCTGGCAGGTGACAAAAAAGCGTAAGTCCGGCGGAGGTGCTCTTAGCCTGCGTCAGCGCCATATTATCTGAAGGGTATCTTCAAGCAGTGATTCGTCGAAGTCTCTTTCCGCTCTCTTCAGGTTCGCTATATTGTTTCTCGTCTCTATGAATCTCTGAAGATAGTAGGGGCCGGTGTAGCCATATTTTTTCAGCTCTTTCATCATTGCATTTATATCTTCAGGCTGAAGCAGATCGGAGTGTATGGTGGTACGGACTTCGAACTCCGAGCCGCTGGAGACCAGAAACTCCAGTGTTTCTGTGAATGCGGTATATTTACTGGAGCCTGTTATGTAGCCGAATTTTCCGTTTATGGCTTTGAAATCGAGGGCGATGTAGTCGACAAGGCCCTCTTGTGTCAGAGACTTTATCACCTCGGTATTGAGGCCGTTCGTATCCAGTTTTATCGAAAAACCGAGATCCCTGATTTTCCGGCATACCGGAAGCAGGTCGTGTATAGTCGGCTCCCCGCCGCTCAGAACCACTCCGTCGAGCAGTCCCGTGCGCCTTCGCAGAAAGTCATACAGCTCTTCTACCCCGTAATTACCCTCTTTGGCAAAGACTATATCGCTGTTGTAGCAGTACATACAGCGCATGTTGCAGCCACAGAACCAGACTATACAGGCGAGCTTTCGCGGATAGTCCAGATGCGTAAAAGGGGTGATGTCGAAAATCGGTTTATCGTTCAACAAACTGCTTTCTCTGACGATGTTCGCCTTTTTTGCCTATATTGAAGCTCTCTACCGGTCTGTGGTAACCCATCACCCTGGTATATACGGTGCATCTTGTGCGTCGATCCTGGAATCTTTTGAGTATATCCTCTCTGCTGTTCATATCTATCCTCCTTTCATTTGTTGGTTATGAACCCTTGTGTATCGGGTCTGATTATATTTCCCGCCATGTGCAGCAGCAGCCTCATAAATGAGCCCGGTGACTGGTCTTTGGCTAAAATGACGAACATTTTTTCCCCTCCTCTTCATATGAGATCAACAGCTCTTCGTCGCATTTTGGACAGTACTCGTGCTCTCCCGGGATATATCCGTGCTTGGGGCATACCGAGAAGAGCGGAGTTACCGTGATGTATGGAAGCTTGAAGTTGGTTATGACCTTCTTTACGAGGTTTCTGCACGCTTCCGCGGAGCTGATCCGTTCCCGCATATAGAGGTGCAGAACCGTACCGCCCGTATATTTGCACTGCAGTTCATCCTGGAGCTCCAGCGCCTCGAAAGGATCTTCCGTCCAGTCTACAGGTATCTGTGTCGAATTCGTATAGTAGATGTTTTCACCTTCGCCGGCCTGAATGATATCCGGGTATCTCTTCCTATCCTCTTTGGCGAAACGGTATGTGGTCCCCTCCGCCGGGGTCGCTTCGAGGTTGTAGAGGTTTCCGGTCTCCTCCTGGTACTCACGCATTCTTTCACGCATGAAATCGAGAATATCCAGAGCCATCTGCCGCCCCTCTTCGTCGGCTATGGTCAGCCTGTCGTCGGTGAAGTTCCTGATCATCTCGTTGACACCGTTGATACCGATGGTGGAGAAGTGGTTGTTGAAATTCGGAAGATAGCGCTTCGTGTAGGGGAAAAGCCCCCTGTCATAGAGCTCCTGGATAAACCTTCTCTTCTTCTCAAGTGTCGATTTGGCCAGATCCATCAACTCCCCGAGCCTGCTGTATAGGGCTTTCAAGTCGTTTTTGTATAGATAGCCGAGTCTGGCCATATTGATCGTAACGACGCCTATGCTGCCGGTCATCTCCGCACTTCCGAAGAGCCCTCCGCCCCGTTTGAGCAGCTCTCTGAGGTCTAGTTGAAGGCGGCAGCACATACTTCTTACATGCCCGGGCTTGTATGCCTCTTCATTCGGAACCAGGTTCCCGTTTTCGTCACGCCTGTACTGACTGCCTATGAAGTTCTGGAAGTAGGAGGAGCCGACTTTGGCCGTATTTTCAAAAAGGATATCGGTGTTTTCGCCGTACCAGTCGAAATCTTCCGTAATATTCACGGTGGGAATCGGGAAGGTGAAAGGCTGACCGGTGCTGTCTCCCTCCGTCATCACCTCATAGTAGGCGCGGTTGATCATATTCATCTCCTGCTGGAAATGGCGGTAGCACATCTGATCCAGCGAGGTGATTTCGGGGTCCCGCTTCTGCGCCTCTTTCAGAAGCTCTTCATCGTCAAGACCTTTCAGGAGATGTTTTTGTGCACGGGTAGGGAACTGATCTTTCAGATCCTCCGGAACGGTCCAGTCTATCGTGATGTTGGTAAACGGTGACTGCCCCCACCTGGCCGGTACGTTCAGGTTGTATACGAAGCTGCGTATAGCCTTTTTGGTCTCTATGAAGCTGAGGCGGTCTTTGAATACGTAGGGGGCCAGGTATGTATCGAACGAGCTGAAAGCCTGCGCACCGGCCCACTCCGACTGCAGGATGCCGAGAAAGTTGGCCATCTGCCCGAGCGCCTCCCTGAAGTGGTTGGGCGGGCGGCTCTCAACGCGTCCCCTGACTCCGTTGAAGCCTTCGTCGAGTACGGTCCTGAGGCTCCATCCGGCGCAGTAGCCGCTCAGGCAGTCTAGGTCGTGTATATGGTAGTCGCCGTTTCTGTGGGCGTAACCCTCCTCTTTTGAGTAGATCTTGTCAAGCCAGTAGTTTGCGATTATCTTACCGGCGGTATTGTTTATGAGACCGGCGTGCGAGTATCCGGTGTTGGAGTTGGCGTTGATCCTCCAGTCGCTTTTGGAGATATACTCCTCTATCGTCTCGGTCGAATTGACGAAAGTTGTATCTTCGGCGAGTCCGAGAATATGCTCTCTCTGCATCTTGTGGGTGTGGCGGTAGATCATGAAGGCGCGCATAACGTCGAAGTAGCGGGCTTTGAAGAGCTCCTGCTCTATCATATCCTGAATATCTTCGACCGCGGCGATGCGCTTCTGCTTCAGTCTCTCGAGAACATTGAAAAAGATAGTGCTGTCATATGTAGTATTTTGGCTTTTGAATGCCGCTTTGATCGCATCTTCGATCTTGTATGGGGCAAAACTCTCTTTAGTTCCGTCTCTTTTCAGAATCTCTTTAAGCATCATGGTTGTCTTTTAAGGTTCAATTTGCAGGCACTTTACGGATGCCTCAAAAACCCCGACGGGCTCAGGGGCACATGGGGGCTTTTGGGACACCCAGAACACGGAACCTGTTGCCAAAGAGCTTCAGAAGAAGCTTTTGGCAACAGGTCCGCAACAGGGTATCTGAAGCACTGGATGCTTCAAGAATTGCTCATTTCGGTGCAAGCTAAAGGAGCAGGTGCCCGGTTACGAACTCTTCGTTTGCCGGACAGTGAAATTGTAAGCTTTTTTTACTTGCCGAGCCATAAAAAAAGAGCTCACAAAAGTGTCACGAAGACCCTGTATAGCGGCATTCGATGACACAATAGTGACAAGAGCAGCCGGGTGATATTGAGAAGATATTTCTATTGATGGATATCAACCAATTTCAAAGATATTTTTGAGTACAATCGCATAAATCAATCCGTACCCGGGGTTTGTGAACCAGGGTACAGTCAGGAAGAGAAGATGGACTGGATAATGGTCTCGTTTCTGGCATTGACCGCAGTATTGATGGCAAAAATATTTTTTATTTTCAAATAGGAGAGGTTTATATGCTTATATCGAACTATATGAGAGATGAGCACCGAAGCTGCGACGAGTCGTTCGCAAAAGCGGAGCAGGCTGCAAGCGGCGGCGATTTCGATGCGGCTTTCAGACACTTCGAAGATTTTATGGTCGAAACACTCAGGCACTTCTCCAAAGAGGAGGAGATACTCTTTCCGGCATTCGAAGAGACTACCGGCAATACTGAGGGCCCGACTATGGTGATGCGCCACGAGCATACCCAGATCAGAGGACTTCTCGAGCAGATGAAAGAGGCTATAGACTCCAAAGACAAGGATAGGTTCTTCTCGGTGGCAGATACACTGATGATACTTCTTCAGCAGCATAATATGAAAGAGGAGCAGATGCTCTACGCCATGTGCGACAGGCTTATGGGAGAGCGGGCCGAAACTCTTGTAAACGAGATGAAAGAGCGTTGAACGAAATAGGTGTGTTCGAACTGGATGCGCGCGGACTGGCACATCCGGAACCCCTGGAGCGCTCCGTCGAGATTTTACGGATGCTCGACTCATCAAGCTGTTTCCATCTCGTGATACACCGTTATCCGCAGCCGCTGCTTATGATCGCCGAGCGCCTGGAGATCGGGTTTGAAGTCTGCGAAGCCGGTGATAACGAATGGCATATACTCTTTTGCAAAAAAAACGGCCCTGACCCCAAAGAGTTGATGAGGAGGTATTGTGGTGTTTAACCGTGGACTCTCTCTGGAACAGGCTCCGCCTATCAGCGTGATAATGCGCTTTTTCCTTACTATACCCCTTTTCGGACTTTTCAGTGCCGGTGCCATTCTCTTTGCGGATGCAGATATGCTTTTACAGTGGGATACTCCGGGAACTGTGGCAGTAGTACATCTGCTTATGCTTGGTGTTGTAGCCACGGCTATGGTAGGAGCTCTCTTTCAGATGTTGCCGGTTATAGCCGGGGCCTCAATATCGGAGCCGGAATACCATGCAAGATGGATTCATATTTTGATGACACTGGGTACGGTTCTTTTGGCTGCGGCTTTCTATTTCAATCTCTATTTTCTGATGCATCCATCCGTTCCGCTTCTTCTCGGGAGCCTCGGATTTGTTTCGTTTATGATGTTCTACAAACTTCTCGCCGTAGAGAATAAGACCCCTTCGGTCATAGGGATGATGATATCAATAGCGAGTCTCGGTGTCGGACTCATCTTCGCGCTCATCCTCACTGCCATTTTCATGGATATGGATGTCGGGTTGGATCCGCTTCTGCTTCGTGCCATACATCTGCACTTTATGCTGTTCGGTTGGGTAGGGGTACTGGTGATGGCCGTAGCGTTCCAGGTTATAGAGATGTTCTATGTCACTCCGCCCTATCCGAAAGAGATGAGCGATCTTCTACCTATAGCGGTTTTTGCGCTTCTTTTAGTCTATATACTGTTCTCATACCTGATACCTGAGGCGACAGGACTGGTAGATTTTCTTCTTTCGCTGCTCTTCTTCTCGTTCGCTTTCATGACTCTAAGAAGGCTAAACCAGCGCAAACGGCCGGTCGTGGACGCTACTGTATGGCTATGGCGTATAGGGATGGTCTCCCTTGCCGCATCGTCGGTAACCGCAGTTCTGTCGCTCTTTATCTATAGCGATCTGTTCCTTTCGGTATCGGCTCTTCTTTTCGGCTACTTCGTATTGAGTGTAATATATGCTATGAGCTACAAGATCGTACCTTTTCTGGTCTGGTTCCATCTCAACGCAAAAGGTGTGCCGGAGTGCCCGATGATGGGTGACATTATCCCGGCAAAAAGGGCAATGTGGCACCTGCGGCTGCATCTGGCACTTCTTGCCGGCGGAGTTCTGCTTCTGGCTACACCATATGCCTGGAAGTTTATCGGTGTGGCGCTTGCTGCCGAGTCACTGCTCTACGGTTTCAACCTGCTGGGAGCAGTTCGAATCTACAGATCACTAAAAGATAAAGGAGTCCTATGAGATACCCCGCTTTTTTCGACGAAGTCGAAACGATAGATATGTACGACCCGCTGGCCGAGACACTCGGTGCCGCAGAGGAGGGCAGATTTACATACAGCTATATAGATATGGTGAAGCTTGCGGGACACTCCTGTCCCACGGTTGCCGGAGCATGGATAATGGCATCTGTCGGCCTGAAGAGACTCTATAAAGAGTCTCTTCCGGTAAGAGGAGATATAAGGGTCCAGATGCGCGGTGCGCTCGATGAGGGAGTGGAAGGGGTGATAGGAAGCTGCATAGGCTTTATCACCGGGGCCGCGAACGAGGGCGGTTTCAAGGGGCTCGGCGGAAGAATGGCCAGAAACAACCGGCTATTCTACGGTGTCGAGATGGAGGGAGAGGTGAGGCTCACCCGTCTCGATAACGGCGAGAGCGTCGAACTCTCCTACAACCCTTCGATAGTCCCCGGAAATCCGGAGCAGCAGATACTGATGCAGAAGGTTCTCGGCGGCGTGGCCACCGAAGAGGAGAAGAGGCGGTTCGGTGAACTGTGGCAGGAGAGGGTGAAGAGGATACTCCTGCAAAAAGAGTTGTGGGAGAAGATGGTTACGGTTTTCTGATATAGGTCAGATATAGACCCTCTTCCGCCTCGGCTGCATATACTTCGTAGCCCTGCTCCCTGAAAGTATCTATGAGCGGTGAGGGCAGAAAGTCGCTCTTTATGACGACGATATCGCCGCTTTCGATCTTTTTTAGAACTTTGCTCACTTCGGAGAGGGGGTTTTTCTCCTCATCCAGAAGCTTGTTGGCATCTATCGTCTGTACCGGGGTCCCTTCGATCCAGGAGGGGGTCTCTTCGGTCTGCTCATCTTTTTCGACGCCGCTCTCTTCGAGCGGAGGCTGGCCCACCTCTTTTCTCAATATGTTCACAAGGTCCACAGTTTTATAACCGCCGATTTTTGCCACCTGTGTAAGAGTGGCTATTTTGGCTACGGTACGCCTTAGAATAGGGTTTTTCAGTTTTTTGTATTTCGGATTGAGTCCGATCAGGAACTCTTCGAGCTGCGGATACTCTTTCAGCAGGTCATCTATCTTTGTTTTCGCCGTTATCTGAAGCATCTTCACTCTCCTTTTTATTATTGCACGATTCCGTACCGCAGTAGCTCTTTTTCAGAATGAGCAGGAGATAGAGATCTTTGAATACAAGGGCCAGCGACCATATCCAGAGAATATCGAGTGCTAGATTGTGCGGGTAGTCCAGCCCGTAATATAGAGCCGGCAGCCCCAGAAGGATGGGCCACTTGGCATAGTAGAAAAAGAGAATACCCGCGCCGTAGATGTGGCGAAGCTCCCGAATCCACTCCTCTTTGCCCACTATCAGGCGCCGCCCAGCGCTTTTTTGACATGCTCTTCGGCCATCGATATATTCCACTCCGGTTCCCAGACAATCTCGACTTCGACTTCGCCGACGCCGGGAATTTCCTTTACCGCATCCTTGACCCACTGCATGAGCAGTTGATGAAGAGGGCAGCCGCGGGTAGATAGCGTCATGACCACCTTGACATTGTTTTCATCATCTATTATCGCATCGTAGATAAGCCCCATCTCGACAAGATTGAACCCGACCTCAGGGTCTATAACTTTGCGTATTGCATCGAAAACCTGCTCTTTTGTTATCTTTTCACTCATTTTCCCTCCGAGTTGTCACTTTTTCCGAAATTAATCATCCATCTAACGCTGATAAACATGAATACCGCACCTACAGCCATGAAAGCGGCTCCGCCCCTGAATATCTCATCGCTTCCGATCAACAGTCCGAGACCTCCCATGATCACCCCGGCGGTAGAGAACCAGAACTGGAAATCGGCTCTCTTTTTCGGGATCATATCCGCCAGCATCGGAACCTTCTCTTTGCCCACGAGCGGACTGTAGCGCTCGAACCATACCAAAAACGGAACGATCTTGAAGAGATGGCCGTTTATAAGGAATGCGAAAAAGCCCATCACCAGAAACCATGCCGATGCAAGGGCAAGACTCTCCAGCCTGCCTATCAGCGCGAACGGGGCCAGCAGCAGGGCGAAGGCGAGAGAGCCGTAGCCGACTACCATCGATCTGAACCATATATCGCTCTCTCTTCTTGCACGTGTTTTGTAGATGAGCCATATCTGCCACAGGTAGAGCCCGGTCGCTATGAAGATGGCCACCATCGATAGAAATCTTATCGAGTCGGAGTCGAAAAGAGCGCCTATGAAGTATGCGAACACGCCGCAGCTCATTATCTTGAAGGATCTGTTTACAGGGGTTTCGTCGAATCCGTGGGAGAGCCCGAACATGGGTAGAAGCACCATGCTCATACCTATGATCGTCATGGTGACGTAGCCACCAAGAACGAGAACTATGTGTGCACCGAGCCACTTCTCTATGTCGACACCGACGCCGGCGCCTATGGCTAGTGCCATCGCGAAGCCTACAAGAATGCCGAGAAGCAGGAAAGCGTTCGTAACACCGACCGTTTTGACCGTAAGCGAGACGTGTTCTACTTTACGCAGGGTCAGAATCGTATCCGCAAGGAATATCAGCATCGCCGTAAGCACCATTAGCCCGCCGTAAGGCAGAATACCGGGCAGAAATGCGAAGCCTGTCGCCATAAGAAGGGTCCCGGCCGCAAGAAGGGGCCATATCAGGTAGTAGAAGTCTACGCTGAAGTGTCCGACCTCAAGGACGACCGGCACAAGCTGTGCCATCGCCCCGAAGATAATCATCATAACGAAACCGAGCAGAAAGAGGTGTGCCCAAGCCACTACGCCCATATCGTAGCTACTTGAATCTACTCCTAACATAGGAAGCAGCAGCATAGCCGCCAGGTAGAAGAGTGATCCGGCTACGAAGAAGGGCGATATCAGCGAAAAGGGAGGGGCAAACTCCCTGGAGACCTGAAACATCTACATTCTCTCTTTCAGGCTCAGCCGTGACAGGCTGTGTCGCCAAGGTTCGCTTTTTCTGATGCCCCCTCTTTGTAGCTGAAGGTTAGCTTGACATTTCCGTTTTCGAGATTTTCTACATCTATGTCGTAGTTCTGACCGATCTTGTCGAGCAATCCCATAGGTTTTTTATGGTTTATCATAACCAGCTTTTTATCCGGTCCGTCGATGAGTTTCAGCCCGCTCATGGCATTTACCATCGGTTCCGGGGGGCCGCATCTTGAAGTGTCGAACTGATAGTATGTTACTCCATCTTTGGTATATTTGTAGAAGTCCACGGTAGCACCGGGAACTTCGATTTTTTCTGCATCTGACGGTAAAAGTTCCATGTTTCTCCCCTTTTTTCCCGGAGATTTCTCCGGTTTTTGTGTTTCGGCAATTATATGCCAATTCGCTTACATTTAGTTTGATATGAGTCAAATTGTATAAAGAAGGGTGACACTTTAGTGACGGCAGTATGGGCTTTCGTAACCGTCATTTGCCGCCTATAGAAGCCAGTGCCTTCGTGATCTCCGTAAAGACTTCATAACGGTTTCTTGACGGGGCGATCATCTTCATTACGATATCTCCGGTCTCTTTTTCCAGATCCGGATTGAGCTTGCAGATGTGGCGTGCCGGAGTCGTCTCTACCGGGTTGAACTGGTGGATACCCTGGTAGGCGTTCTGTCCGGTCAGAGATCTATATATTTCGAGGCCCAGCAGGAATATCTCGTTGTACTCCGGAACTCTCTGCCACCTGGGGTCGAAGGAGAGCTTTTTGTATCCGTTCGGCCTGCAGATCTCCACGTTCCAGCGAAGAGTGAACTCGATTGCACCCTTGGAGTAGTTCCTTAGCACGCGGCTCTCGAATCTCTCGAAGCTCTCTTTCGGTCTGCGTAGTGAAGAGTAGGCTTCCGCCAGTTCGGCAACGTAGTATTTCGCTACACTCAGCGGTACGCTCTTCATCACGGTATAGGCCTCCTCCTGCGATGCGGTCGACTTTCCGCCTATCTGTATATGAACACCGTAGACCGTTTCGCCCCTCTCTTTCGCTTTGCAGCCGACAAAACCGATATCTCCCAGTTCATGGACTCCGCACCCCTTTACACAGGCTGACCAGTGCATACGTATCGAGGCGTCTGCCGGCAGCGGTACGGTTTCGCCCAGGTAGTCGGCCATCTCTACGGCGTCCGATTTGTTGGGTATGACCCCGAACGGGCAGAGGTCGATTCCGGCGCACGCTACCACCTGGTTGAAGTAGGGCGTGCTTATGCAGTGGTAGCGGTCATACGGCTTTTTTGTCAGAGCTTCCGGTATCTTCTCCTCGGGTACTCCCAGAATGTAGAGGTTCTGTGTCGTTGATATGTTCACTTTCCCGTTTCCGAATTCTGAGGCGAGTCCGGCCGCTTCGATCATCGCCGTTCCGGAGAAGACTCCTGACGGTACGACCATGTGAAGCGCGAACGTTCCGTCCCTGAGGCGTATGCGTCCCTCTCTCTCGTCCGTTCTCGGCTGCTTTACCATCGTCTCGCCCGCCTCTTCGAAGTTGCGCCCGGCAATCTCCTTTACGGCATCGGTGACGGCTCTCATTCCGGCCTCTTTAATCAGGAAGTGGAGCCTGTTTTTGTTGCGGCTGTCCCTGAAACCGAAACGGCGGTATGTTTTCATAAGCGCTTCGTAGAAGTCGAGAAGCTCGTCGGTCCGCAGGAAGATATCCGCCGACTCGGCTACGGCTCCCACTTTGCCGCCGAGGTATACGTTGAAGCCGTACTCCCCCTCCTTCATAGCCAGTGCGAAGCAGCAGTCGTGCGCGAAGAGGTTGCACCTGTTGGTCATCGTCCCGCTTATTGAGGTATTGAACTTTCTCGGCAGTGCCGATACCCACTCATCCTTTTTGAGCCACAGCTCCTGCATGGCCGCCGTAAGGGGGGCGGTCTCTATCACGGAGTCGAAGGCGAGCCCGTCGAGCGGGTCCGAGACTATGTTCCTGAAGTTGTCCGCACCCGTCTGCCAGCTTGTTATGCCGACACTTTCGAGCTCTTTTATGATATATGGTATATTCTCTATCTCCAGGTAACGCAGCTGCACCTGCATACGGGTGGTCAGATCCATATAGTCTCTGCCGTACTCTTTCGCCATGCGCCCCAGAACCTCCGCCTGCTCTTTGTCGAGCCGTCCGCCGGGTATGCGTACTCTCATCATGAACTTTCCCGGAGTAGCAGGTCTGTCGAATATTCCGAAACATTTGAGAAAGTAGTCGATATCCTCTTTGCTGATCGAATCATACCCATCGACGGAGTATCTCTGCAGAGCTTCCCACGCATCTTTATAGGTACGAGTCTGCTTCAGTTTCTCTATCTTGTTCAGTTTCGTGTGTCTTGCTGCAACGGCTTCAAGCGTCATTCCGTCTCCTGTTATATGATTGACTGATTGCGTAACATCAGTGATTGACTTTCCGGAAGTCTAGCAGATCTTTTTTTGCCTGATTGTCTGTTTTTTAATCAGGCAATAATGAAACTAAAACTGATTAAAAATTAACCATAATATCAAAGAGCCCGCTGCTACAATTACGTCAGAAAAACTATTACAAGGAGCCTGAATGAAATTCGGCGAACTAAAAAAGGCGGGACACTGGCCGACACTGCTGGCCGCCTTTTTGTACTTCGACTTCAGTTTTATGGTCTGGACTATGCTCGGTCCGCTTTCTACGGAGATTTCCGAGTCGCTTGCGGCCAACGGCTTCACTCTCTCTCCGGATCAGAAGGCTACCCTGCTGGCCATTCCTATACTCTCCGGTGCAATCCTGCGTATAGTGCTGGGTTTCGGTGTCGACAAATTCGGGGCCAAGAGAACCGCTTTGACGGCCCAGTCGGTGGTTATAGCTTCACTCTTCTACGCATACTTCAGGGGGGAGGCGATAACTTACAACGAACTGCTTCTAGTAGCGTTCGGGCTCGGTTTTGCGGGAGCCTCATTCGCCGTCGCCCTTCCGCAGGCCGGCCAGTGGTATCCTCCGCGTCTTCAGGGGCTGGTCCTGGGGCTGGCGGGAGCCGGGAACATAGGTGTCGTAGTAGACTTTCTCTTCGCTCCGAAAATCGCCGAGATCTGGGGGTGGCAGGCGGTCTTCCTGGTCGGAGGCGTACTCTCTGCCTTCATATTCGTGGTCTATATGTTCATGGCCAA
It encodes the following:
- a CDS encoding GGDEF domain protein, encoding MAKLLKEAIGDYFAEFTVAHDGIEGLDIFRKRRPDIVITDITMPKMDGLQLASAIKSESPDTPVVILSAYSDKQKLLGAIDVGVVKYFIKPFDPEELLSYLCELAERIKRENRIRLIEPFEYDLQSEQLFRKGVLVHLSKRESRFIAQLLHSPNRYLSNEAIKAALWPGEEVSDDRLRTFIKRVRQKSDRKLIENISGQGYLLAGDKKA
- a CDS encoding ribonucleotide reductase of class III (anaerobic), activating protein, translated to MNDKPIFDITPFTHLDYPRKLACIVWFCGCNMRCMYCYNSDIVFAKEGNYGVEELYDFLRRRTGLLDGVVLSGGEPTIHDLLPVCRKIRDLGFSIKLDTNGLNTEVIKSLTQEGLVDYIALDFKAINGKFGYITGSSKYTAFTETLEFLVSSGSEFEVRTTIHSDLLQPEDINAMMKELKKYGYTGPYYLQRFIETRNNIANLKRAERDFDESLLEDTLQIIWR
- a CDS encoding ribonucleotide reductase of class III (anaerobic), large subunit, with translation MMLKEILKRDGTKESFAPYKIEDAIKAAFKSQNTTYDSTIFFNVLERLKQKRIAAVEDIQDMIEQELFKARYFDVMRAFMIYRHTHKMQREHILGLAEDTTFVNSTETIEEYISKSDWRINANSNTGYSHAGLINNTAGKIIANYWLDKIYSKEEGYAHRNGDYHIHDLDCLSGYCAGWSLRTVLDEGFNGVRGRVESRPPNHFREALGQMANFLGILQSEWAGAQAFSSFDTYLAPYVFKDRLSFIETKKAIRSFVYNLNVPARWGQSPFTNITIDWTVPEDLKDQFPTRAQKHLLKGLDDEELLKEAQKRDPEITSLDQMCYRHFQQEMNMINRAYYEVMTEGDSTGQPFTFPIPTVNITEDFDWYGENTDILFENTAKVGSSYFQNFIGSQYRRDENGNLVPNEEAYKPGHVRSMCCRLQLDLRELLKRGGGLFGSAEMTGSIGVVTINMARLGYLYKNDLKALYSRLGELMDLAKSTLEKKRRFIQELYDRGLFPYTKRYLPNFNNHFSTIGINGVNEMIRNFTDDRLTIADEEGRQMALDILDFMRERMREYQEETGNLYNLEATPAEGTTYRFAKEDRKRYPDIIQAGEGENIYYTNSTQIPVDWTEDPFEALELQDELQCKYTGGTVLHLYMRERISSAEACRNLVKKVITNFKLPYITVTPLFSVCPKHGYIPGEHEYCPKCDEELLISYEEEGKKCSSF
- a CDS encoding putative protein, whose amino-acid sequence is MLISNYMRDEHRSCDESFAKAEQAASGGDFDAAFRHFEDFMVETLRHFSKEEEILFPAFEETTGNTEGPTMVMRHEHTQIRGLLEQMKEAIDSKDKDRFFSVADTLMILLQQHNMKEEQMLYAMCDRLMGERAETLVNEMKER
- a CDS encoding PaaD-like protein produces the protein MSEKITKEQVFDAIRKVIDPEVGFNLVEMGLIYDAIIDDENNVKVVMTLSTRGCPLHQLLMQWVKDAVKEIPGVGEVEVEIVWEPEWNISMAEEHVKKALGGA
- a CDS encoding ferredoxin-nitrite reductase — protein: MTLEAVAARHTKLNKIEKLKQTRTYKDAWEALQRYSVDGYDSISKEDIDYFLKCFGIFDRPATPGKFMMRVRIPGGRLDKEQAEVLGRMAKEYGRDYMDLTTRMQVQLRYLEIENIPYIIKELESVGITSWQTGADNFRNIVSDPLDGLAFDSVIETAPLTAAMQELWLKKDEWVSALPRKFNTSISGTMTNRCNLFAHDCCFALAMKEGEYGFNVYLGGKVGAVAESADIFLRTDELLDFYEALMKTYRRFGFRDSRNKNRLHFLIKEAGMRAVTDAVKEIAGRNFEEAGETMVKQPRTDEREGRIRLRDGTFALHMVVPSGVFSGTAMIEAAGLASEFGNGKVNISTTQNLYILGVPEEKIPEALTKKPYDRYHCISTPYFNQVVACAGIDLCPFGVIPNKSDAVEMADYLGETVPLPADASIRMHWSACVKGCGVHELGDIGFVGCKAKERGETVYGVHIQIGGKSTASQEEAYTVMKSVPLSVAKYYVAELAEAYSSLRRPKESFERFESRVLRNYSKGAIEFTLRWNVEICRPNGYKKLSFDPRWQRVPEYNEIFLLGLEIYRSLTGQNAYQGIHQFNPVETTPARHICKLNPDLEKETGDIVMKMIAPSRNRYEVFTEITKALASIGGK